The sequence GGAGGGTCATCATGGTCACAACCCGTCAGCACGAGGACGGCGCAGACGGAGAGCAGGGCGGTGGCGTGGGAGAGGCGCATGGGTGATTGCTCCGAAGGAATCGCTGGCTGCGAGTGCACCAGCGGAGATGGCGTGAGCATCGGCGCCGGAGTCCCTCGCGGGCGGTTCGCTCCGACGATGGAGCGCAGGCACGGGCATGGGCGGCGGCGCGGAGTTTCTCGTAGGTGGATGGCTCCGGCAGGGGAAGCGCCGGAGCGCCCCTCTCGTGGAAGGGCGCTCCGGCGCAATGGGCCGGCCAGGCCACCCGGGATAGGTCCTGTCAGAGGGCCTCACCGCCCAAGCCGAAAACTCGGGCTCCTGCACGGGCCCCTGAACGAACCGGGTCTCGGTGGCTTAGCAGTTGAAGATGGTCGGGTCGTTGTCGTTGCAGTCGAAGCGACGATTCACGTAGCCGGACGGCGGCTCGCACGCGGTGAGGATGGAGTTGGTGCTGGTGCCGTAGGTGTCGCCGTCCGCGTCGCGGTACCAGCGGACGCGGTTGTCATCCAGGTACTCCGGCACCACGCGCACCTGGTTCACGGTGACGGGGCCCATGGCCAGGATGTACGTGCTGCCCACCGTCAGGTCATACGTCACCACCTTCGACAGCCCGCAGCCCGAGGTGATGACCTCGCTGAGTCCGGGCGCCACGGTGGTGCCGCCCGAGGTCAGCACGGTGAGCGTCGCCGACGGCGCCAGGTAGATTGCGATGGACTCCGTGGTGTCCCCCGCCGTGGTGGCCGAGGCCACATACGTCACCGAGCCCTCCGCGCCCGCCGGAAGCGTCACCGTGTAGTGCTTGTGCTTCGTACTGATGGCCGGAGCGCTGGTGGTGCGCGTGGCGCTCGCCGTCACATTCACGTTGTCCGCGCTGTTGCCGTAGTGGACGCACGCGTGGTCCGTCATGTTGGTGTCGTCCACCGACGTGCAGTCCGCGGGCAGCTCCTGCTCCTGCTGCCCGTAGGCCTCCAGTCCGTCCTCCTCCAGGGGGCCGCAGGCCGCCAGCGACAGGCTCAACAGTGCACCGCAAAGCTTCCAGTTCATCCGATTCATGTGGGGTTCCTCTCGACGTGGAATTTGAAACTGAGTTGCAATAACGACCCGGTCATCTCCCTGTGTCCGCGTGCGTGGCGCGCAGTCACCGTGGATGAAGGGGCGTGTGGCTAGGGCAGGTGCTCAATCACCATGCCCAGCTCGGGCAGGGGAGTCGGGCCGAGCGTGAGCGTGTACTGGACACGGTCCGTCAGCTCGTACCCGACCATGTGCTTCAGGCCGTCGCAGTAGTCGCCGGTGGGCCGTGTGCCGGCCGGCGTCACGGGTGTGCCGATGGCGGTCTCCACCAGCGTGACGGGGACGTCCGGCGTGCTGAGGTAGATGACGAAGTTACCGGTGGCGAAGGCCTTGTAGCTGAAGGTGCCCGTGTACTGGCCGCCCTCCGGCCGGAGCTTCACCGTGTAGTACGTGTGGAAGTCATCCACGCGAGGCAGGCGGGTGGTGGACGCGGTGACGGTGACGAAGGGCCCGTTGGTGACGTGCCAACAGGCGTGCTCTCCGTTGTCGCCGAAGCTGAAGCCCTCGCTGGGGACGTAGTCAGGGTCCGTTTCACAGGAGAGGCCCTCGGCGGCGGCGCGGTAGCCGCGGTTGCAATGGCACCAGTCTCCCGCGGGCTCGCGGTGGACGTGGCCATTGGGTGCGCACGGGTCCGTCGACGCGGGCGTGTCATCGGGCGGAGGCTCGATGAGGGGCTCGGGCGTGTCACCGCCACAGGCGGAGAGCGCCAGGGCACACGCGGCCAGGGCGAGGACGTGGAAGGGGGCGGACATGGCTTACCGGGCCTGACTACTCCTCGGAGTGGTCGTGGGCCGTCTCCTCGATGACGAGGGTGAACTCGGAGTTCCGCTCCGCGATGGCGAGGAACTGGAGGTAGTACTCCGCCCCGCCCTCGAGGTCCGCGACGATGGCCGTCTTCAGGTCGCCGCACACGCTGGAGGGCACGTTGTAGCGGCACTCGCGGGCCACCTCGGCGCCGGTGGCGGCGTCGAAGATGCGCACGCCGCGGTGACGCGACAGCAGGAAGGCGAACTCGCTGGACTCATCGGGGATGAAGCCGACGCGGCCGCCCCAGCCGCAGAAGCCCGTGGAAGGCAGGGTGACGTTGTACGCGGTATGCGGGAGGCTCACGTCCACCAGCACGGGTGCGTTGAGCGCGGCGGCCGTGACGGGCGCGAAGGGCCCGAGCTCCGCGTGGACGCACGCGTGCTCGGCCACCTCGCCCAGCTCCACCGGGTCGCAGGCGGCGAGCAGCCCCTGCTCCTCCGAGGTCAGGGTGGCCTCCCAGCCCGTGTCGGCGGAGGGCTCCTCGCCGGGAGCACCGCAGGCGGTGGCCAGGGTGAGCGCGCCGGCGGCGAGCAATGACTTCTCGAACAGCTGCCAGGTCTTCATCGGGTGTTCCTCTTGGGCCGTGGGGGACTGTCACTGCGACAGGCGTGCGATGGGCCCAGGCACGCGCCCACAAGATGCACTTGAGATGTATATGCAATCAAGTTGCATTTACCGGGCGGTCCTCTTGCAACGCCCTGCGGGGGCGTCCTCCGACTTTCAGGAGGGTGTGTTTGGACCTTGGCTGTTTCTTATGTTTCGAGAAGGTTTGTTGCCCCTAACCCCTCGAATCCACTAGGACACAGCTCACGCGGGTGCTCCTCGCGTGCGGCCGTCCCCCGCGGCCGTCCCCCCAACTGAGGTGTCTGCATGAGGCTGCCGTCCTTCCTGCTGCACGCGGTGGTGCTGGTTGCTCTCGCTGTTCCCTCGCTGGCGCAGGCGGCTTCGTACCTGCGGGTGGTGAGCTGGAATCTCCGTCACGAAGGCTGGACCGCGGAGCAGACGTACACGGACGACGCGAAGCAGCTCTGGACGCAGTTCGGGTCCAACAGCACGTCCAACAACGGCTGCGATTTGGTGTTCCTGCAGGAGGTGATGAACACCGACGTGATGCCGGCGCTGGCGCAGGCGCTCACGCAGGTGTCCGGCGTGACGTGGAACTACGCGCAGACGCCGCTCATCGGCCGCTCGTCGTACAAGGAAATCTACGCGGTGCTGTACCGGACGGACACGGTGTCGCTGCTGTCGTCCACGGTGTACAGCGACCCGAGCGACCTGTTCGAGCGCGAGCCGCAAATCGTGAAGGTGCGCCACACGCCCACGGGCGCGGACTACACGTTCATCAACTGGCACGCCATCTGGGGCACCGCCGCCGAGCGCGACGTGGAGGTGCGCAACATCGACACGGTGTTCAAGTCGGTGCAGGACGGCAGCACGAGCGACCAGGACGTCATCCTCCTGGGTGACCACAACATGGCGTGCACGGGGGCTTCGTGGACGGAGTTGGCGGGGCTGTCTCCGGCGGTGACGTGCAAGCTGGATGTGGCCAGCACGCTCAACACCAGCGGCGGCTTCGTGAGCGCGTATGACCACTTCTGGATGCAGGCCACGTACGTGACGGAGTTCTCCTCCTCGGGCCGAGACTACGTGGCGAACACCACGGACTTCGTCACGCGGCTGTCGGACCACGCGCCCGTGTACCTGTCCCTGTACTCCAGCAGCGACACGGATTGAGGCGCGCAGCTCACAGAGACGTGTGGAGCCTGGCTGCCGTGCTCGCGGTGGCCGGGCTCGTGTCGTGGTGGATGTGGCCTTCGGCGCTGGAGGCCGCGTTCGTGCCCGCTCCTCCCGAGGTTGTCGCGGAGATTGCTGAGCCGGTGCCTGCCGTGGCCGAGGCGCCCGTGCGCGCGGAGCCGGAGGGCCTGAAGCTGCGCGTGGTGCTGGAGGGTGAGCATCCATTCCGCGGTGAGGCGCGCGTGGGTGCGGCGTTCATCTCCGAGGAGGACCGGCGCACGTGGGAGGCGGCGAAGCGCGAAGGCGGTGGAGGCGCGGGACCGGAGCGACTGGAGGACCTGGCCAACGTGGCGGAGTGGCGTCCGGCGGCGGTGACGCCGACTGCCTCGGGAGGAGTGCTCGGGCCAGAGCCGGTGCCGGTGGCGCCTCGCTACCGCGTGATGGCATGGGAGTCGGATGGGACGTTCTGGTGGGGTGACGTGGTGTCCGAGTCAGCGACGGGCATCGTGGACCTGGGCGTGCTGCGTGCGCGTCGGCCCACGGGCGTTCGCGTGAGGCTGGCCGGTGCGAGGCCGGAGCAGGGCCCGTTCTCCGTGAGGCTGGAGCGCGTGGTGGACCCGGACCCGCGAGCCGCGGAGCGCGCGAGTGAAATCCTCCCGGTGGTGGAGCACGCGGCGCCTGTCGTGGCGGCGGCGCTGCGTGATGGCACGCTGGTGCCGCTGACGTCGGATGCAGGAGAGCTCTCGTTACTGCCATTGCCGCCGGACCCCTCCGTGCGGCTGTGGCTGAGAAGTGCCTCGGGCCGCGAGGGCGGGCCGGTGGAGGTGCGGCTGCGCGAGGGACGCGTGGAGACGGTGGTGCTCGACGTGGACCCGCTCTTCCCGGGCGGCGTGGGCGGCACGGTGACACTGCGCGGACGAATCCTGGTGGAAGGTGCGACGCGGCCTCCTCCCGGTGCGCAGCTGTTGGGACCCGAAGGCGAGGCCCTGCGGCTGGAGCCGGATGGGCACTTCACCGCGCAAGGGCTGCCGTCCTGGCGCGCCTCGCGCTTCACCGTGCGGATGGGCGCTCCAGTCTCGGGACGCCCGGTGGCTCCAGCACAACATGAATTCGAATTCACCCCCGAGGCCGGCGCCTCGGAGGCCGAGGTGACCTGGCGCGTTCCAGCGTACCGGTGGTTGGTGGTGCGCATGGACGGCTTCACCCGCGCCCAGCTCCAGTCACGGGCCCGCCGGCCCTACCCGGTGGTCCTCCTGCAACGGCGCGACGGAGCCGGGCAGTGGCTCACGCACTCCGCCGACATCTTCCAGGAGCAGGAGGACGGATGGGCCGTGTCGCTCGTCCAGCCCGGCACGTACCGGGTGCTGGCCGCGGCCTCGCCGTACGAGGTCCACACCAGCACCTCCGTGACGGTGGGCGAGGGCGACGCAGACGCCACCGTCTCCGTGCGCGTGGATGAGGGCGGCGTGCCCTGCGAGGTGCGCGTCACCTCCTCGGGCGCTCCCGTCTACGGAGCGCTCGTCACCAGCGGAAGCACGCTGGGCTCCCTGCCTCCCGCGCGTGGCCGCACGGATGCGGAGGGGCGCTGGCGGCTGGGCCGCGTGCGCGCCGACTCGCTCCACCTGGAGGTCGAAGCGGACGGCCACCCACCGTGGGTGGGCGAGGCCTCCGCGGCCTGCAATGCATCGGGCGTGGTGGACGTCCGCCTGTGACGCGGCTGGGAGCCCGGGCCCATCCCCGGGCTCCCAGCGCATCACGCCGCGTTGGCGGTAATGGCGGGCTCGGAGCGGGTGTGCATGGGGCGCGGCGCGCGCGGCTCGGGCGGCACCACCGCGGCCTGCTCGGTGGACTCCTGCTCGGGCTCCTCGGCGGCGGACAACTCCTCCGCGCGGTTCCAGCAGCCCATGGCCTCCACCCATCCCTCCAGCATGTCCACCAGCGCGCTGCGCTGCTCCCCCCCGAGAGGCAGCAGCAGCCGCGCCATGCGCTCCTGCACCACCGCGTCCGCCTGTTCCGCCAGGGCACGGCCCTGCTCGGTGAGCCGCACCCGCACGCGGCGACGGTCATGCCGCACGGAGCGCTCGCGCTGGACGAGCTTCGCGTCCTCCAGCCGGTCCAGCAGTCGACTGAGGCGGGGAAGGGCAATGCCACCCAGGCGCTCCGCGAGGGCATTCACGGGCAGCAGGCTCTCGGCCTTCAGCCACCAGATGGCCTGTACTTCCATGGGGTCCAGCTCGGTATGTGGCAGCGAGCTCAGCGGGCTGTTCAGCGCGCCGCAGCGCGCTACGTCGATGATGAGGTTCCGCAACCTCGCGACCTGCACCCGCACTTCCATCGAGAGTTCGGACATCGCGCTGCCTCCGATTAGGGGGGCCGCGGCTCCTCCGGCCGAGAAGTCCGCCCTGCCGCCCAGCTTCGATGGGGCTCCCGCCCCGGCTGGGAGCAACAACGACTGGCGCCCGGAGGCATATCGGACCCTTCTGAATTCACCCTCAAATGCGGGATGAGTCCCCTCGCCCGTGGCCCGTGGATTCACCGGGAGTCGCGGCCCGGCCATTCCACCCTGGAGGGCGGACGTGACGTTCAGCGGCGGGCATGCTCCGCCCCTTTCCGCCAGGAGTCCCGGCGCCCGAGGCGTCCCCACCATGGAAGGGACGGGGGACGGCACATCATGGCGCGCGGGTTGGGCCTGGGTGACTCGGGGCCGGAGGTGCGGCGACTGCAGGAGTTGCTCACCCAGCGGGGCTACCCGCTGGTCGTGGACGGCGACTTCGGCGAAGTCACACGCGCGACCGTCGTCACCTACCAGGCCCAGAACGTGGACTCCAACGGAGAGCCGCTGGTGCCGGACGGCACGGTGGGACCCGCCATGTGGTGGAGCCTCACGCACGTGCGGCCCTTCCTCCTCCACCCGCCGGCCATCGACTTCACACGGATGCCGCTGCCCGAGCTGGGCGGCAGCGCGCGCGGGCGGCATGCCTTGGAGACGGCCATCGGCGAGATGAAGGCCGGCGCGGGCGAGGAGGGCGGCCCCAACGCGGGGCCGTGGATTCGCAAGTACCTCCATGGCCTCGCGCCCGAGGGCGGCCCGTGGTGCGCCGCCTTCGTGAGCTGGTGCTTCTGGCAGGACCCGGGCGGCCCGCCGTTTCCCTATACCGTCAGCGCGCGGAGGCTCTTCGGCGAACTGGGCCAGCGTGGCTGGGCGCACCTGTCCGGCGAGCAGTACATGCCTCAGCCGGGGGACCTCGTCGTCTGGTCCCGCCTGGACTCGGACGGCCGGGAGGACCACGTGGGGCTGGTGCACCACGTGGCGTACGGCGTGCTCTACACGATGGAGGGCAGCCACGGCCCGCGCGTGCAGGGCTTCAG comes from Pyxidicoccus parkwaysis and encodes:
- a CDS encoding MarR family winged helix-turn-helix transcriptional regulator; amino-acid sequence: MSELSMEVRVQVARLRNLIIDVARCGALNSPLSSLPHTELDPMEVQAIWWLKAESLLPVNALAERLGGIALPRLSRLLDRLEDAKLVQRERSVRHDRRRVRVRLTEQGRALAEQADAVVQERMARLLLPLGGEQRSALVDMLEGWVEAMGCWNRAEELSAAEEPEQESTEQAAVVPPEPRAPRPMHTRSEPAITANAA
- a CDS encoding NlpC/P60 family protein, giving the protein MARGLGLGDSGPEVRRLQELLTQRGYPLVVDGDFGEVTRATVVTYQAQNVDSNGEPLVPDGTVGPAMWWSLTHVRPFLLHPPAIDFTRMPLPELGGSARGRHALETAIGEMKAGAGEEGGPNAGPWIRKYLHGLAPEGGPWCAAFVSWCFWQDPGGPPFPYTVSARRLFGELGQRGWAHLSGEQYMPQPGDLVVWSRLDSDGREDHVGLVHHVAYGVLYTMEGSHGPRVQGFSYDFSRMDRLLGYAQVPGP
- a CDS encoding carboxypeptidase-like regulatory domain-containing protein; protein product: MLAVAGLVSWWMWPSALEAAFVPAPPEVVAEIAEPVPAVAEAPVRAEPEGLKLRVVLEGEHPFRGEARVGAAFISEEDRRTWEAAKREGGGGAGPERLEDLANVAEWRPAAVTPTASGGVLGPEPVPVAPRYRVMAWESDGTFWWGDVVSESATGIVDLGVLRARRPTGVRVRLAGARPEQGPFSVRLERVVDPDPRAAERASEILPVVEHAAPVVAAALRDGTLVPLTSDAGELSLLPLPPDPSVRLWLRSASGREGGPVEVRLREGRVETVVLDVDPLFPGGVGGTVTLRGRILVEGATRPPPGAQLLGPEGEALRLEPDGHFTAQGLPSWRASRFTVRMGAPVSGRPVAPAQHEFEFTPEAGASEAEVTWRVPAYRWLVVRMDGFTRAQLQSRARRPYPVVLLQRRDGAGQWLTHSADIFQEQEDGWAVSLVQPGTYRVLAAASPYEVHTSTSVTVGEGDADATVSVRVDEGGVPCEVRVTSSGAPVYGALVTSGSTLGSLPPARGRTDAEGRWRLGRVRADSLHLEVEADGHPPWVGEASAACNASGVVDVRL
- a CDS encoding deoxyribonuclease I, which gives rise to MRLPSFLLHAVVLVALAVPSLAQAASYLRVVSWNLRHEGWTAEQTYTDDAKQLWTQFGSNSTSNNGCDLVFLQEVMNTDVMPALAQALTQVSGVTWNYAQTPLIGRSSYKEIYAVLYRTDTVSLLSSTVYSDPSDLFEREPQIVKVRHTPTGADYTFINWHAIWGTAAERDVEVRNIDTVFKSVQDGSTSDQDVILLGDHNMACTGASWTELAGLSPAVTCKLDVASTLNTSGGFVSAYDHFWMQATYVTEFSSSGRDYVANTTDFVTRLSDHAPVYLSLYSSSDTD